From Macaca mulatta isolate MMU2019108-1 chromosome 1, T2T-MMU8v2.0, whole genome shotgun sequence, the proteins below share one genomic window:
- the MAP7D1 gene encoding MAP7 domain-containing protein 1 isoform X5, with amino-acid sequence MESGPRAELGAGAPPVVVARTPPEPRPSPEGDPSPPPPPMSAVVPDTPPDTPPAMKNATSSKQLPLEPESLSGQVGPRPAPVQEESPSSEAKSRGPTPPATGPRDARPPGRSSQPSPTAVPASDSPPTKQEVKKAGERHKLAKERREERAKYLAAKKAVWLEKEEKAKALREKQLQERRRRLEEQRLKAEQRRAALEERQRQKLEKNKERYEAAIQRSVKKTWAEIRQQRWSWAGALHHSSPGHKTNRSLQLSAWESSIVDRLMTPTLSFLARSRSAVTLPRNGRDQGRGCDPGRGPTWGRAGAILARGPQPDRTHPSAAVPVCPRSASASPLTPCSAPRSVHRCAPAGERGERRKPSAGGSPAPVRRRPEASPVQKKEKKDKERENEKEKSALARERSLKKRQSLPASPRTRLSASAASELSPKSKARPSSPSTSWHRPASPCPSPGPGHTLPPKPPSPRGTTASPKGRVRRKEEAKESPSAAGPEDKSQSKFRASDEKEPAAPASPAPSPAPSPTPSPPQKEQPPAETPADAAVLTSPPAPAPPVTPSKPMAGTTDREEATRLLAEKRRQAREQREREEQERRLQAERDKRMREEQLAREAEARAEREAEARRREEQEAREKAQAEQEEQERLQKQKEEAEARSREEAERQRLEREKHFQQQEQERQERRKRLEEIMKRTRKSEVSETKQKQDSKEANANGSSPEPVKAVEARPPGLQKEAVQKEEPTPQEPQWSLPSKELPGSLVNGLQPLPAHQENGFSPKGPSGDKSLSRTPEALLPFAEAEAFLKKAVVQSPQVTEVL; translated from the exons TTGTGGTCGCCAGGACCCCCCCAGAGCCAAGACCTTCTCCAGAAGGTGACCcttcccccccaccaccaccgaTGTCAGCCGTGGTCCCTGACACTCCCCCGGACACCCCACCTGCCATGAAGAATGCCACTAGCTCTAAGCAGCTTCCACTGGAACCAGAGAGCCTCTCAGGGCAGGTCGGGCCTAGGCCAGCCCCCGTGCAGGAAGAGTCCCCTTCCTCTGAAGCAAAGAGCAGAGGACCCACCCCACCAGCCACGGGCCCACGGGATGCCAGACCTCCTGGAAGGAGCAGCCAGCCATCTCCAACAGCAGTGCCAGCCTCTGACAGCCCTCCCACCAAGCAAG AGGTGAAGAAGGCAGGAGAGAGACACAAGCTGGCAAAGGAGCGGCGAGAAGAGCGGGCCAAGTACCTGG CGGCCAAGAAGGCAGTGtggctggagaaggaggagaaggccAAGGCGCTGCGGGAGAAGCAGCTCCAGGAGCGCCGGCGCCGGCTGGAGGAGCAACGTCTTAAAGCCGAGCAACGTCGTGCAGCCCTGGAGGAACGGCAGCGGCAGAAGCTCGAGAAAAACAAG GAGCGCTATGAAGCAGCCATCCAACGGTCAGTGAAGAAGACATGGGCCGAAATCCGGCAGCAGCGCTGGTCCTGGGCAGGAGCCCTGCACCACAGCTCTCCAGGACATAAGACCA ATCGCAGCCTGCAGCTGAGCGCATGGGAGAGCAGCATCGTGGATCGTCTGATGACGCCCACCCTCTCCTTCCTTGCTCGGAGTCGCAGCGCGGTCACACTGCCCCGCAACGGCCGGGACCAGGGTAGGGGCTGCGACCCTGGGAGAGGCCCTACGTGGGGCCGGGCAGGGGCCATCCTGGCGCGCGGGCCGCAACCCGACCGCACTCATCCCTCTGCAGCCGTGCCGGTGTGCCCGCGCTCGGCCTCCGCCAGCCCTCTGACGCCGTGCAGCGCCCCCCGAAGCGTGCACCGCTGCGCCCCCGCCGGTGAGCGCGGGGAGCGCCGCAAGCCCAGCGCCGGGGGCAGCCCCGCTCCGGTGCGCCGCCGGCCGGAGGCCTCGCCG GtgcagaaaaaggagaagaaggacaAGGAGCGGGAAAACGAGAAGGAGAAGAGTGCACTAGCCCGGGAGCGCAGCCTCAAGAAGCGCCAGTCGCTGCCCGCCTCACCGCGCACCCGCCTCTCCGCCAGCGCCGCCTCAGAGCTCAG CCCCAAATCCAAGGCCCGGCCATCCTCTCCCTCCACATCCTGGCACAGGCctgcctccccctgccccagcccagggCCAGGCCACACTCTGCCTCCAAAGCCACCGTCCCCGCGAGGCACCACTGCATCCCCCAAAGGGCGGGTTcggaggaaggaggaggcaaaGGAGAGCCCCAGCGCCGCAGGGCCTGAGGACAAGAGCCAGAGCAAGTTCAGGGCCAGTGACGAGAAGGAGCCAGCAGCCCCAGCCTCACCGGCACCTTCTCCGGCGCCCTCGCCCACCCCATCCCCGCCCCAGAAGGAGCAGCCCCCCGCGGAGACCCCTGCAG ACGCTGCTGTCTTGacctcacccccagcccctgctccccCGGTGACCCCTAGCAAACCAATGGCCGGCACCACAGACAGAGAAGAAGCCACTCGGCTCCTGGCTGAGAAGCGGCGCCAGGCCCGGGAGCAGCGGGAGCGCGAGGAGCAGGAGCGGAGGCTGCAGGCAGAAAGAGACAA GCGAATGCGAGAGGAGCAGCTGGCGCGGGAGGCCGAGGCCCGGGCGGAGCGGGAGGCGGAGGCCCGGAGGCGGGAGGAGCAGGAGGCACGAGAGAAGGCGCAGGCCGAGCAGGAGGAGCAGGAGCGGCTGCAGAAGCAG AAAGAGGAGGCCGAAGCTCGGTCGCGGGAAGAGGCGGAGCGGCAGCGTCTGGAGCGGGAAAAGCACTTccagcagcaggagcaggagcgGCAAGAGCGCAGAAAG CGTCTGGAGGAGATCATGAAGAGGACTCGGAAGTCAGAAGTTTCTGAAACCAAG CAGAAGCAGGACAGCAAGGAGGCCAACGCCAACGGTTCCAGCCCAG AACCTGTGAAAGCTGTGGAGGCTCGGCCCCCAGGGCTGCAGAAGGAGGCTGTGCAGAAAGAGGAGCCCACCCCACAGGAGCCTCAGTGGAG TCTCCCAAGCAAGGAGTTGCCAGGGTCCCTGGTGAATGGCCTGCAGCCTCTCCCAGCACACCAGGAGAATGGCTTCTCCCCCAAGGGACCCTCTGGGGACAAGAGTCTGAGCCGAACACCAGAGGCACTCCTGCCCTTTGCAGAGGCAGAAGCCTTCCTCAAGAAAGCTGTGGTGCAGTCTCCGCAGGTCACAG AAGTCCTTTAA
- the MAP7D1 gene encoding MAP7 domain-containing protein 1 isoform X4: MESGPRAELGAGAPPVVVARTPPEPRPSPEGDPSPPPPPMSAVVPDTPPDTPPAMKNATSSKQLPLEPESLSGQVGPRPAPVQEESPSSEAKSRGPTPPATGPRDARPPGRSSQPSPTAVPASDSPPTKQEVKKAGERHKLAKERREERAKYLAAKKAVWLEKEEKAKALREKQLQERRRRLEEQRLKAEQRRAALEERQRQKLEKNKERYEAAIQRSVKKTWAEIRQQRWSWAGALHHSSPGHKTSGSRCSVSAVNLPKHVDSIINKRLSKSSATLWNSPSRNRSLQLSAWESSIVDRLMTPTLSFLARSRSAVTLPRNGRDQAVPVCPRSASASPLTPCSAPRSVHRCAPAGERGERRKPSAGGSPAPVRRRPEASPVQKKEKKDKERENEKEKSALARERSLKKRQSLPASPRTRLSASAASELSPKSKARPSSPSTSWHRPASPCPSPGPGHTLPPKPPSPRGTTASPKGRVRRKEEAKESPSAAGPEDKSQSKFRASDEKEPAAPASPAPSPAPSPTPSPPQKEQPPAETPADAAVLTSPPAPAPPVTPSKPMAGTTDREEATRLLAEKRRQAREQREREEQERRLQAERDKRMREEQLAREAEARAEREAEARRREEQEAREKAQAEQEEQERLQKQKEEAEARSREEAERQRLEREKHFQQQEQERQERRKRLEEIMKRTRKSEVSETKKQDSKEANANGSSPEPVKAVEARPPGLQKEAVQKEEPTPQEPQWSLPSKELPGSLVNGLQPLPAHQENGFSPKGPSGDKSLSRTPEALLPFAEAEAFLKKAVVQSPQVTEVL; this comes from the exons TTGTGGTCGCCAGGACCCCCCCAGAGCCAAGACCTTCTCCAGAAGGTGACCcttcccccccaccaccaccgaTGTCAGCCGTGGTCCCTGACACTCCCCCGGACACCCCACCTGCCATGAAGAATGCCACTAGCTCTAAGCAGCTTCCACTGGAACCAGAGAGCCTCTCAGGGCAGGTCGGGCCTAGGCCAGCCCCCGTGCAGGAAGAGTCCCCTTCCTCTGAAGCAAAGAGCAGAGGACCCACCCCACCAGCCACGGGCCCACGGGATGCCAGACCTCCTGGAAGGAGCAGCCAGCCATCTCCAACAGCAGTGCCAGCCTCTGACAGCCCTCCCACCAAGCAAG AGGTGAAGAAGGCAGGAGAGAGACACAAGCTGGCAAAGGAGCGGCGAGAAGAGCGGGCCAAGTACCTGG CGGCCAAGAAGGCAGTGtggctggagaaggaggagaaggccAAGGCGCTGCGGGAGAAGCAGCTCCAGGAGCGCCGGCGCCGGCTGGAGGAGCAACGTCTTAAAGCCGAGCAACGTCGTGCAGCCCTGGAGGAACGGCAGCGGCAGAAGCTCGAGAAAAACAAG GAGCGCTATGAAGCAGCCATCCAACGGTCAGTGAAGAAGACATGGGCCGAAATCCGGCAGCAGCGCTGGTCCTGGGCAGGAGCCCTGCACCACAGCTCTCCAGGACATAAGACCA GTGGGAGCAGGTGCTCCGTGTCGGCAGTTAACCTGCCCAAACACGTGGACTCTATAATCAACAAGCGGCTCTCAAAGTCCTCTGCCACGCTCTGGAACTCCCCCAGTAGAA ATCGCAGCCTGCAGCTGAGCGCATGGGAGAGCAGCATCGTGGATCGTCTGATGACGCCCACCCTCTCCTTCCTTGCTCGGAGTCGCAGCGCGGTCACACTGCCCCGCAACGGCCGGGACCAGG CCGTGCCGGTGTGCCCGCGCTCGGCCTCCGCCAGCCCTCTGACGCCGTGCAGCGCCCCCCGAAGCGTGCACCGCTGCGCCCCCGCCGGTGAGCGCGGGGAGCGCCGCAAGCCCAGCGCCGGGGGCAGCCCCGCTCCGGTGCGCCGCCGGCCGGAGGCCTCGCCG GtgcagaaaaaggagaagaaggacaAGGAGCGGGAAAACGAGAAGGAGAAGAGTGCACTAGCCCGGGAGCGCAGCCTCAAGAAGCGCCAGTCGCTGCCCGCCTCACCGCGCACCCGCCTCTCCGCCAGCGCCGCCTCAGAGCTCAG CCCCAAATCCAAGGCCCGGCCATCCTCTCCCTCCACATCCTGGCACAGGCctgcctccccctgccccagcccagggCCAGGCCACACTCTGCCTCCAAAGCCACCGTCCCCGCGAGGCACCACTGCATCCCCCAAAGGGCGGGTTcggaggaaggaggaggcaaaGGAGAGCCCCAGCGCCGCAGGGCCTGAGGACAAGAGCCAGAGCAAGTTCAGGGCCAGTGACGAGAAGGAGCCAGCAGCCCCAGCCTCACCGGCACCTTCTCCGGCGCCCTCGCCCACCCCATCCCCGCCCCAGAAGGAGCAGCCCCCCGCGGAGACCCCTGCAG ACGCTGCTGTCTTGacctcacccccagcccctgctccccCGGTGACCCCTAGCAAACCAATGGCCGGCACCACAGACAGAGAAGAAGCCACTCGGCTCCTGGCTGAGAAGCGGCGCCAGGCCCGGGAGCAGCGGGAGCGCGAGGAGCAGGAGCGGAGGCTGCAGGCAGAAAGAGACAA GCGAATGCGAGAGGAGCAGCTGGCGCGGGAGGCCGAGGCCCGGGCGGAGCGGGAGGCGGAGGCCCGGAGGCGGGAGGAGCAGGAGGCACGAGAGAAGGCGCAGGCCGAGCAGGAGGAGCAGGAGCGGCTGCAGAAGCAG AAAGAGGAGGCCGAAGCTCGGTCGCGGGAAGAGGCGGAGCGGCAGCGTCTGGAGCGGGAAAAGCACTTccagcagcaggagcaggagcgGCAAGAGCGCAGAAAG CGTCTGGAGGAGATCATGAAGAGGACTCGGAAGTCAGAAGTTTCTGAAACCAAG AAGCAGGACAGCAAGGAGGCCAACGCCAACGGTTCCAGCCCAG AACCTGTGAAAGCTGTGGAGGCTCGGCCCCCAGGGCTGCAGAAGGAGGCTGTGCAGAAAGAGGAGCCCACCCCACAGGAGCCTCAGTGGAG TCTCCCAAGCAAGGAGTTGCCAGGGTCCCTGGTGAATGGCCTGCAGCCTCTCCCAGCACACCAGGAGAATGGCTTCTCCCCCAAGGGACCCTCTGGGGACAAGAGTCTGAGCCGAACACCAGAGGCACTCCTGCCCTTTGCAGAGGCAGAAGCCTTCCTCAAGAAAGCTGTGGTGCAGTCTCCGCAGGTCACAG AAGTCCTTTAA
- the MAP7D1 gene encoding MAP7 domain-containing protein 1 isoform X1, with protein MESGPRAELGAGAPPVVVARTPPEPRPSPEGDPSPPPPPMSAVVPDTPPDTPPAMKNATSSKQLPLEPESLSGQVGPRPAPVQEESPSSEAKSRGPTPPATGPRDARPPGRSSQPSPTAVPASDSPPTKQEVKKAGERHKLAKERREERAKYLAAKKAVWLEKEEKAKALREKQLQERRRRLEEQRLKAEQRRAALEERQRQKLEKNKERYEAAIQRSVKKTWAEIRQQRWSWAGALHHSSPGHKTSGSRCSVSAVNLPKHVDSIINKRLSKSSATLWNSPSRNRSLQLSAWESSIVDRLMTPTLSFLARSRSAVTLPRNGRDQGRGCDPGRGPTWGRAGAILARGPQPDRTHPSAAVPVCPRSASASPLTPCSAPRSVHRCAPAGERGERRKPSAGGSPAPVRRRPEASPVQKKEKKDKERENEKEKSALARERSLKKRQSLPASPRTRLSASAASELSPKSKARPSSPSTSWHRPASPCPSPGPGHTLPPKPPSPRGTTASPKGRVRRKEEAKESPSAAGPEDKSQSKFRASDEKEPAAPASPAPSPAPSPTPSPPQKEQPPAETPADAAVLTSPPAPAPPVTPSKPMAGTTDREEATRLLAEKRRQAREQREREEQERRLQAERDKRMREEQLAREAEARAEREAEARRREEQEAREKAQAEQEEQERLQKQKEEAEARSREEAERQRLEREKHFQQQEQERQERRKRLEEIMKRTRKSEVSETKQKQDSKEANANGSSPEPVKAVEARPPGLQKEAVQKEEPTPQEPQWSLPSKELPGSLVNGLQPLPAHQENGFSPKGPSGDKSLSRTPEALLPFAEAEAFLKKAVVQSPQVTEVL; from the exons TTGTGGTCGCCAGGACCCCCCCAGAGCCAAGACCTTCTCCAGAAGGTGACCcttcccccccaccaccaccgaTGTCAGCCGTGGTCCCTGACACTCCCCCGGACACCCCACCTGCCATGAAGAATGCCACTAGCTCTAAGCAGCTTCCACTGGAACCAGAGAGCCTCTCAGGGCAGGTCGGGCCTAGGCCAGCCCCCGTGCAGGAAGAGTCCCCTTCCTCTGAAGCAAAGAGCAGAGGACCCACCCCACCAGCCACGGGCCCACGGGATGCCAGACCTCCTGGAAGGAGCAGCCAGCCATCTCCAACAGCAGTGCCAGCCTCTGACAGCCCTCCCACCAAGCAAG AGGTGAAGAAGGCAGGAGAGAGACACAAGCTGGCAAAGGAGCGGCGAGAAGAGCGGGCCAAGTACCTGG CGGCCAAGAAGGCAGTGtggctggagaaggaggagaaggccAAGGCGCTGCGGGAGAAGCAGCTCCAGGAGCGCCGGCGCCGGCTGGAGGAGCAACGTCTTAAAGCCGAGCAACGTCGTGCAGCCCTGGAGGAACGGCAGCGGCAGAAGCTCGAGAAAAACAAG GAGCGCTATGAAGCAGCCATCCAACGGTCAGTGAAGAAGACATGGGCCGAAATCCGGCAGCAGCGCTGGTCCTGGGCAGGAGCCCTGCACCACAGCTCTCCAGGACATAAGACCA GTGGGAGCAGGTGCTCCGTGTCGGCAGTTAACCTGCCCAAACACGTGGACTCTATAATCAACAAGCGGCTCTCAAAGTCCTCTGCCACGCTCTGGAACTCCCCCAGTAGAA ATCGCAGCCTGCAGCTGAGCGCATGGGAGAGCAGCATCGTGGATCGTCTGATGACGCCCACCCTCTCCTTCCTTGCTCGGAGTCGCAGCGCGGTCACACTGCCCCGCAACGGCCGGGACCAGGGTAGGGGCTGCGACCCTGGGAGAGGCCCTACGTGGGGCCGGGCAGGGGCCATCCTGGCGCGCGGGCCGCAACCCGACCGCACTCATCCCTCTGCAGCCGTGCCGGTGTGCCCGCGCTCGGCCTCCGCCAGCCCTCTGACGCCGTGCAGCGCCCCCCGAAGCGTGCACCGCTGCGCCCCCGCCGGTGAGCGCGGGGAGCGCCGCAAGCCCAGCGCCGGGGGCAGCCCCGCTCCGGTGCGCCGCCGGCCGGAGGCCTCGCCG GtgcagaaaaaggagaagaaggacaAGGAGCGGGAAAACGAGAAGGAGAAGAGTGCACTAGCCCGGGAGCGCAGCCTCAAGAAGCGCCAGTCGCTGCCCGCCTCACCGCGCACCCGCCTCTCCGCCAGCGCCGCCTCAGAGCTCAG CCCCAAATCCAAGGCCCGGCCATCCTCTCCCTCCACATCCTGGCACAGGCctgcctccccctgccccagcccagggCCAGGCCACACTCTGCCTCCAAAGCCACCGTCCCCGCGAGGCACCACTGCATCCCCCAAAGGGCGGGTTcggaggaaggaggaggcaaaGGAGAGCCCCAGCGCCGCAGGGCCTGAGGACAAGAGCCAGAGCAAGTTCAGGGCCAGTGACGAGAAGGAGCCAGCAGCCCCAGCCTCACCGGCACCTTCTCCGGCGCCCTCGCCCACCCCATCCCCGCCCCAGAAGGAGCAGCCCCCCGCGGAGACCCCTGCAG ACGCTGCTGTCTTGacctcacccccagcccctgctccccCGGTGACCCCTAGCAAACCAATGGCCGGCACCACAGACAGAGAAGAAGCCACTCGGCTCCTGGCTGAGAAGCGGCGCCAGGCCCGGGAGCAGCGGGAGCGCGAGGAGCAGGAGCGGAGGCTGCAGGCAGAAAGAGACAA GCGAATGCGAGAGGAGCAGCTGGCGCGGGAGGCCGAGGCCCGGGCGGAGCGGGAGGCGGAGGCCCGGAGGCGGGAGGAGCAGGAGGCACGAGAGAAGGCGCAGGCCGAGCAGGAGGAGCAGGAGCGGCTGCAGAAGCAG AAAGAGGAGGCCGAAGCTCGGTCGCGGGAAGAGGCGGAGCGGCAGCGTCTGGAGCGGGAAAAGCACTTccagcagcaggagcaggagcgGCAAGAGCGCAGAAAG CGTCTGGAGGAGATCATGAAGAGGACTCGGAAGTCAGAAGTTTCTGAAACCAAG CAGAAGCAGGACAGCAAGGAGGCCAACGCCAACGGTTCCAGCCCAG AACCTGTGAAAGCTGTGGAGGCTCGGCCCCCAGGGCTGCAGAAGGAGGCTGTGCAGAAAGAGGAGCCCACCCCACAGGAGCCTCAGTGGAG TCTCCCAAGCAAGGAGTTGCCAGGGTCCCTGGTGAATGGCCTGCAGCCTCTCCCAGCACACCAGGAGAATGGCTTCTCCCCCAAGGGACCCTCTGGGGACAAGAGTCTGAGCCGAACACCAGAGGCACTCCTGCCCTTTGCAGAGGCAGAAGCCTTCCTCAAGAAAGCTGTGGTGCAGTCTCCGCAGGTCACAG AAGTCCTTTAA
- the MAP7D1 gene encoding MAP7 domain-containing protein 1 isoform X8, which translates to MESGPRAELGAGAPPVVVARTPPEPRPSPEGDPSPPPPPMSAVVPDTPPDTPPAMKNATSSKQLPLEPESLSGQVGPRPAPVQEESPSSEAKSRGPTPPATGPRDARPPGRSSQPSPTAVPASDSPPTKQEVKKAGERHKLAKERREERAKYLAAKKAVWLEKEEKAKALREKQLQERRRRLEEQRLKAEQRRAALEERQRQKLEKNKERYEAAIQRSVKKTWAEIRQQRWSWAGALHHSSPGHKTNRSLQLSAWESSIVDRLMTPTLSFLARSRSAVTLPRNGRDQAVPVCPRSASASPLTPCSAPRSVHRCAPAGERGERRKPSAGGSPAPVRRRPEASPVQKKEKKDKERENEKEKSALARERSLKKRQSLPASPRTRLSASAASELSPKSKARPSSPSTSWHRPASPCPSPGPGHTLPPKPPSPRGTTASPKGRVRRKEEAKESPSAAGPEDKSQSKFRASDEKEPAAPASPAPSPAPSPTPSPPQKEQPPAETPADAAVLTSPPAPAPPVTPSKPMAGTTDREEATRLLAEKRRQAREQREREEQERRLQAERDKRMREEQLAREAEARAEREAEARRREEQEAREKAQAEQEEQERLQKQKEEAEARSREEAERQRLEREKHFQQQEQERQERRKRLEEIMKRTRKSEVSETKKQDSKEANANGSSPEPVKAVEARPPGLQKEAVQKEEPTPQEPQWSLPSKELPGSLVNGLQPLPAHQENGFSPKGPSGDKSLSRTPEALLPFAEAEAFLKKAVVQSPQVTEVL; encoded by the exons TTGTGGTCGCCAGGACCCCCCCAGAGCCAAGACCTTCTCCAGAAGGTGACCcttcccccccaccaccaccgaTGTCAGCCGTGGTCCCTGACACTCCCCCGGACACCCCACCTGCCATGAAGAATGCCACTAGCTCTAAGCAGCTTCCACTGGAACCAGAGAGCCTCTCAGGGCAGGTCGGGCCTAGGCCAGCCCCCGTGCAGGAAGAGTCCCCTTCCTCTGAAGCAAAGAGCAGAGGACCCACCCCACCAGCCACGGGCCCACGGGATGCCAGACCTCCTGGAAGGAGCAGCCAGCCATCTCCAACAGCAGTGCCAGCCTCTGACAGCCCTCCCACCAAGCAAG AGGTGAAGAAGGCAGGAGAGAGACACAAGCTGGCAAAGGAGCGGCGAGAAGAGCGGGCCAAGTACCTGG CGGCCAAGAAGGCAGTGtggctggagaaggaggagaaggccAAGGCGCTGCGGGAGAAGCAGCTCCAGGAGCGCCGGCGCCGGCTGGAGGAGCAACGTCTTAAAGCCGAGCAACGTCGTGCAGCCCTGGAGGAACGGCAGCGGCAGAAGCTCGAGAAAAACAAG GAGCGCTATGAAGCAGCCATCCAACGGTCAGTGAAGAAGACATGGGCCGAAATCCGGCAGCAGCGCTGGTCCTGGGCAGGAGCCCTGCACCACAGCTCTCCAGGACATAAGACCA ATCGCAGCCTGCAGCTGAGCGCATGGGAGAGCAGCATCGTGGATCGTCTGATGACGCCCACCCTCTCCTTCCTTGCTCGGAGTCGCAGCGCGGTCACACTGCCCCGCAACGGCCGGGACCAGG CCGTGCCGGTGTGCCCGCGCTCGGCCTCCGCCAGCCCTCTGACGCCGTGCAGCGCCCCCCGAAGCGTGCACCGCTGCGCCCCCGCCGGTGAGCGCGGGGAGCGCCGCAAGCCCAGCGCCGGGGGCAGCCCCGCTCCGGTGCGCCGCCGGCCGGAGGCCTCGCCG GtgcagaaaaaggagaagaaggacaAGGAGCGGGAAAACGAGAAGGAGAAGAGTGCACTAGCCCGGGAGCGCAGCCTCAAGAAGCGCCAGTCGCTGCCCGCCTCACCGCGCACCCGCCTCTCCGCCAGCGCCGCCTCAGAGCTCAG CCCCAAATCCAAGGCCCGGCCATCCTCTCCCTCCACATCCTGGCACAGGCctgcctccccctgccccagcccagggCCAGGCCACACTCTGCCTCCAAAGCCACCGTCCCCGCGAGGCACCACTGCATCCCCCAAAGGGCGGGTTcggaggaaggaggaggcaaaGGAGAGCCCCAGCGCCGCAGGGCCTGAGGACAAGAGCCAGAGCAAGTTCAGGGCCAGTGACGAGAAGGAGCCAGCAGCCCCAGCCTCACCGGCACCTTCTCCGGCGCCCTCGCCCACCCCATCCCCGCCCCAGAAGGAGCAGCCCCCCGCGGAGACCCCTGCAG ACGCTGCTGTCTTGacctcacccccagcccctgctccccCGGTGACCCCTAGCAAACCAATGGCCGGCACCACAGACAGAGAAGAAGCCACTCGGCTCCTGGCTGAGAAGCGGCGCCAGGCCCGGGAGCAGCGGGAGCGCGAGGAGCAGGAGCGGAGGCTGCAGGCAGAAAGAGACAA GCGAATGCGAGAGGAGCAGCTGGCGCGGGAGGCCGAGGCCCGGGCGGAGCGGGAGGCGGAGGCCCGGAGGCGGGAGGAGCAGGAGGCACGAGAGAAGGCGCAGGCCGAGCAGGAGGAGCAGGAGCGGCTGCAGAAGCAG AAAGAGGAGGCCGAAGCTCGGTCGCGGGAAGAGGCGGAGCGGCAGCGTCTGGAGCGGGAAAAGCACTTccagcagcaggagcaggagcgGCAAGAGCGCAGAAAG CGTCTGGAGGAGATCATGAAGAGGACTCGGAAGTCAGAAGTTTCTGAAACCAAG AAGCAGGACAGCAAGGAGGCCAACGCCAACGGTTCCAGCCCAG AACCTGTGAAAGCTGTGGAGGCTCGGCCCCCAGGGCTGCAGAAGGAGGCTGTGCAGAAAGAGGAGCCCACCCCACAGGAGCCTCAGTGGAG TCTCCCAAGCAAGGAGTTGCCAGGGTCCCTGGTGAATGGCCTGCAGCCTCTCCCAGCACACCAGGAGAATGGCTTCTCCCCCAAGGGACCCTCTGGGGACAAGAGTCTGAGCCGAACACCAGAGGCACTCCTGCCCTTTGCAGAGGCAGAAGCCTTCCTCAAGAAAGCTGTGGTGCAGTCTCCGCAGGTCACAG AAGTCCTTTAA